A single region of the Carassius gibelio isolate Cgi1373 ecotype wild population from Czech Republic chromosome A14, carGib1.2-hapl.c, whole genome shotgun sequence genome encodes:
- the LOC128027366 gene encoding NEDD4 family-interacting protein 1-like: MTDQRSGYQQLNTEESSSVEVFEEASDAPPPYSSITASDAAFFEYKEDEVYPKPPSYNVATSLPSYDEAERSKAEASVPLVTDRDEDFIARDSFEDTDQLRVGNDGIFMLTFFMAFLFNWIGFFLSFCLTTSAAGRYGAISGFGLSLVKWVLIVRFSTYFPGYFDGQYWLWWVFLVVGFLLFFRGFVNYSRVRNMADHSMSTLPRTRVLFIY; the protein is encoded by the exons ATGACGGATCAGAGGAGTGGATATCAGCAG TTGAATACTGAGGAGTCGTCGTCTGTGGAGGTGTTTGAAGAAGCCTCTGACGCTCCTCCTCCGTACAGCAGCATCACAGCGAGTGACGCAG CTTTCTTTGAGTATAAGGAGGACGAGGTTTACCCCAAACCTCCATCGTACAATGTTGCCACGTCACTGCCGTCATACGACGAGGCCGAGAGGAGCAAAGCGGAGGCCAGCGTTCCTCTCGTCACTGACAGG GATGAGGACTTCATTGCCAGAGACAGCTTCGAAGATACGGATCAACTGCGAGTTGGGAATGATGGGATTTTCATGCTTACGTTTTTCA TGGCGTTCCTCTTTAACTGGATTGGCTTCTTCCTGTCCTTCTGTCTGACCACGTCTGCGGCGGGACGCTATGGAGCCATCTCTGGGTTTGGACTGTCTCTGGTCAAGTGGGTCCTGATTGTCAGG TTTTCTACCTACTTCCCTGGATATTTTGATGGCCAGTACTGGCTGTGGTGGGTTTTCCTGGTTGTAG GATTCCTGCTGTTCTTCCGGGGATTTGTTAACTATTCCAGAGTGCGCAACATGGCAGATCACTCCATGTCTACTCTTCCTCGAACCCGAGTTCTTTTTATCTattag
- the LOC128027367 gene encoding heat shock 70 kDa protein 4 — MSVVGFDVGFLSCYVAVARGGGIETADNEYSDRATPSCVSFGPRNRSIGAAAKSQVVTNCKNTVQGFKRFHGRAFSDPFVQNLRSSLVYELSQMPSGTTGIKVMYLEEEKVFSIEQITAMLLTKLKETAESALRKPVADCVISVPCFYTDAERRSVIDAAQIAGLNCLRLMNETTAVALAYGIYKQDLPAPEEKPRIVVFVDIGHSSYQVSVCAFNKGKLKILATAFDPEMGGKDFDERLVRHFCEEFAVKYKLDVKSKPRALVRLYQECEKLKKLMSANSSDLPLNIECFMNDIDVSSKLNRAQFEEMCADVLARVEPPLRSLLEQAHLKKDDIHAVEIVGGASRMPAIKERINKFFGKEPSTTLNADEAVARGCALQCAILSPAFKVREFSVTDVVPFPISLKWNSAAEDGVSDCEVFPKNHASPFSKVLTFYRREPFSLEAYYNCPKELPYPDPTIGQYVIQKVIPQASGESSKVKVKVRVNLHGIFSVSSASLVEVQKSEEQEESMDTEQSTEKENESKMQVDPDEQKTPATGEQENGEKKAGTEEMETSVEEGKQEKKSDQPPQAKKAKVKTKVLELPIENNPQWQLANDMLNLFVESEGKMIMQDKLEKERNDAKNYVEEYVYEMRDKLHGIFEKFVDESDRDALSLKLEDTEVWLYEDGEDQPKQVYIDKLVDLKSLGQPIQDRYTEFEERPKAFDELGRQLQQYMKIVEAYKTKEEQYDHLEEAEVQKVDRMVNDVMIWMNSKMNQQSKQSLALEPVVKTTEIQAKTRELFSTCNPIVSKPKPKVDLPKEENPSEPNGPVNTQENPEAQSGGTEQATADTAEAKPDMDLD; from the exons ATGTCAGTGGTGGGCTTTGACGTGGGCTTTTTGAGCTGCTATGTAGCGGTCGCCCGAGGCGGAGGAATCGAGACCGCGGATAATGAGTACAGCGACCGCGCCACACC ATCATGTGTGTCTTTTGGGCCACGAAATCGCTCTATTGGAGCGGCAGCTAAAAGCCAG GTGGTCACCAATTGCAAAAACACTGTCCAAGGATTCAAGCGTTTCCACGGCCGGGCGTTCTCCGATCCGTTTGTCCAGAACCTGAGGTCCAGTCTGGTTTATGAGCTGTCACAGATGCCTTCGGGAACGACGGGAATAAAG GTGATGTACCTGGAGGAGGAGAAGGTGTTCAGCATTGAACAGATCACTGCGATGCTCCTCACCAAACTCAAGGAGACCGCTGAGAGCGCCCTCAGGAAGCCCGTCGCTGATTGTGTCATCTCT GTGCCCTGCTTCTACACCGATGCTGAGAGGAGATCTGTCATCGATGCGGCTCAGATCGCAGGACTCAACTGTCTGAGGCTCATGAACGAAACCACCGCAG TGGCTCTGGCGTACGGGATCTACAAACAGGATCTTCCTGCCCCTGAAGAAAAGCCAAGGATAGTGGTGTTTGTGGATATCGGCCATTCAAGCTACCAGGTGTCTGTGTGTGCCTTTAATAAAGGCAAGCTCAAG ATTCTTGCTACGGCCTTTGACCCTGAAATGGGAGGAAAAGACTTCGACGAGCGGCTGGTCAGACATTTTTGTGAGGAGTTTGCAGTCAAGTACAAGCTGGATGTGAAGTCCAAGCCCCGAGCGTTGGTCCGACTCTATCAGGAGTGTGAGAAGCTGAAGAAGCTGATGAGCGCCAACTCCTCAGACCTGCCCCTGAACATCGAGTGCTTCATGAATGATATCGACGTCTCAAGCAAACTCAACAG AGCTCAGTTTGAAGAGATGTGTGCTGATGTTTTAGCCCGAGTGGAGCCTCCGCTGCGCAGTCTGTTGGAGCAAGCTC ATCTGAAGAAAGATGACATCCATGCTGTAGAAATAGTGGGCGGAGCCTCTAGAATGCCGGCCATCAAAGAAAGAATCAACAAGTTCTTTGGGAAGGAGCCGAGCACAACACTGAACGCAGATGAGGCGGTGGCCAGAGGATGTGCCCTTCAG TGTGCTATCCTCTCGCCTGCTTTTAAAGTGCGTGAGTTTTCGGTAACGGACGTGGTTCCGTTTCCCATCTCTCTGAAGTGGAATTCTGCAGCTGAAGATGGAGTCAG CGACTGTGAGGTCTTCCCGAAGAACCATGCTTCACCTTTCTCCAAAGTCCTGACATTTTACAGGAGAGAGCCGTTCTCTTTGGAAGCGTATTACAACTGTCCTAAAGAGCTCCCTTATCCAGATCCCACAATAg GCCAGTACGTGATCCAGAAGGTGATTCCCCAGGCCTCAGGCGAGAGTTCAAAGGTGAAGGTGAAGGTGCGAGTCAATCTCCACGGGATCTTCAGTGTGTCCAGTGCTTCTCTAGTGGAGGTGCAGAAATCTGAGGAACAAGAGGAGAGCATGGACACGGAGCagagcacagagaaagagaatgag AGCAAAATGCAGGTTGATCCAGATGAACAAAAGACTCCAGCGACCGGAGAACAggaaaatggagagaaaaaagcTGGAACAGAGGAAATGGAG ACATCAGTAGAGGAAGGCAAACAGGAGAAGAAATCAGATCAGCCTCCACAAGCCAAAAAGGCCAAAGTGAAAACTAAGGTCCTGGAGCTGCCCATCGAGAACAACCCACAGTGGCAGCTTGCTAATGACATGCTCAACCTGTTCGTGGAGAGCGAG GGTAAGATGATCATGCAGGACAAGCTCGAGAAGGAGAGGAACGATGCCAAGAACTATGTGGAGGAGTACGTGTACGAGATGAGGGACAAACTGCACGGGATATTCGAGAAGTTCGTCGACGAGAGC GACAGAGATGCTCTCTCATTAAAACTGGAGGACACTGAGGTCTGGCTGTATGAGGACGGTGAAGACCAGCCTAAACAAGTATACATTGACAAACTCGTTGATCTGAAG AGTCTCGGCCAACCTATTCAAGACAGATACACAGAGTTTGAGGAGAGACCCAAGGCTTTCGATGAGTTGGGCAGACAGCTGCAGCAATACATGAAGATTGTAGAGGCCTACAAAACCAAG GAAGAGCAGTATGACCATCTGGAGGAGGCGGAGGTTCAGAAGGTGGACAGGATGGTGAACGACGTGATGATCTGGATGAACAGTAAAATGAATCAGCAGAGTAAACAGAGTCTCGCCTTGGAGCCTGTGGTGAAGACGACAGAGATTCAGGCCAAAACACGG GAGCTGTTCTCCACTTGCAATCCCATTGTGTCCAAACCTAAACCCAAAGTGGACCTGCCAAAAGAGGAGAACCCCTCAGAACCGAACGGGCCGGTCAATACACAAGAAAACCCTGAAGCCCAGTCCGGCGGCACAGAGCAAGCGACTGCAGACACCGCAGAAGCCAAGCCAGACATGGACCTCGATTAA
- the mars2 gene encoding methionine--tRNA ligase, mitochondrial produces MSSRFLIFTRFRATVSLSSQALRGSLPRVYSFLHRRASQSSKPYYITTPVFYVNAPPHIGHVHSAVTADCLHRYKLLKGYTSRFATGTDEHGLKIQQAASNAGKEPLSFCTEISENFKHVFQRCGISYTDYIRTTEQRHRRAVEDFWTVLHSQGFLYKGTYEGWYSTPDESFLTATQVTDSTDAEGRRVKVSSESGHKVEWMKEDNYMFRLSEFRTELLRWLRSNPKVIQPVKFQDLVLQWLEDDIPDLSVSRQKSRLRWGIPVPGDPEQTIYVWLDALVNYLTVVGYPESHAHWWTAVRHVVGKDILKFHAVYWPAFLMAAGLPLPQTIYVHSHWTVEGRKMSKSLGNVINPSDAVEKFGVDALRYFLLRQGVPDSDCDYYDDKVVKMCNSELADALGGLLNRCTAPSLNPSQVYPRFSHACFPKEQLCGKAVSEDYRMVEAVSKLPGLIEQHFENLNIYKGLEAISACVRLTNGFVQRHAPWKLDRREDREWLDTILHVSLECLRVYGILLQPVVPGLADKILSRLGVAFEERSWDCLNFLKRYEGGDCGLEGRALGPDLGVLFSRLERSPVKKTTTPKMETTQDEGKS; encoded by the exons ATGAGCTCTCGGTTTCTTATTTTCACTCGTTTCAGAGCAACGGTAAGTTTATCCAGTCAAGCTCTCCGCGGAAGTCTTCCGCGCGTCTACAGTTTCCTTCACCGTCGGGCTTCGCAATCCTCGAAACCATATTACATCACGACTCCCGTCTTCTACGTGAACGCGCCTCCGCACATCGGTCACGTGCACTCCGCGGTCACTGCGGACTGCCTGCACAGATACAAACTCTTAAAGGGATACACCTCCAGATTTGCAACAG GTACAGATGAACATGGTCTCAAGATCCAGCAGGCAGCTAGTAATGCTGGGAAAGAGCCTCTGAGCTTCTGCACCGAGATATCAGAGAATTTCAAGCATGTTTTCCAAAGATGTGGCATTTCATACACTGACTACATCCGAACAACAGAGCAGAGGCACAGACGGGCCGTCGAAGACTTCTGGACGGTCCTCCACAGCCAGGGCTTCCTCTATAAAGGCACGTATGAAGGCTGGTACTCCACTCCAGATGAGAGTTTTCTCACAGCAACTCAGGTCACGGACAGCACAGACGCAGAGGGACGAAGGGTTAAAGTCTCCAGCGAGAGCGGACACAAG GTGGAGTGGATGAAGGAGGACAATTACATGTTTCGTCTATCAGAGTTTCGCACCGAGTTGCTTCGCTGGCTTCGATCGAACCCGAAGGTGATCCAGCCGGTGAAGTTTCAGGACTTGGTTCTCCAGTGGCTGGAGGACGATATCCCAGATCTGTCAGTGTCCCGACAGAAGAGCCGGCTCCGGTGGGGAATCCCAGTCCCGGGAGATCCCGAACAAACCATCTACGTGTGGCTGGACGCTCTGGTGAACTACCTGACGGTGGTGGGGTACCCCGAGAGTCACGCTCACTGGTGGACGGCGGTGCGTCACGTCGTGGGTAAAGACATCCTCAAGTTCCACGCGGTTTACTGGCCGGCGTTCCTCATGGCCGCGGGCTTGCCTCTTCCTCAGACGATATACGTTCACTCGCACTGGACGGTGGAGGGACGGAAGATGTCCAAGAGTCTCGGAAACGTGATCAACCCGTCGGACGCCGTCGAGAAGTTCGGTGTGGATGCTTTGAGATACTTTCTTCTCAGGCAAGGCGTTCCGGATTCGGACTGTGACTATTACGACGATAAAGTGGTGAAGATGTGCAACAGCGAGTTAGCGGATGCGTTAGGAGGACTATTAAACCGTTGCACCGCACCCTCGCTCAACCCCTCACAGGTGTATCCTCGCTTCTCCCACGCTTGCTTCCCAAAGGAACAGCTTTGTGGAAAAGCCGTTTCGGAGGATTACAGAATGGTGGAGGCCGTTTCAAAGCTTCCGGGTTTAATAGAGCAGCACTTTGAGAATCTAAACATCTATAAAGGACTGGAGGCCATTAGTGCATGCGTGCGTCTCACGAACGGCTTCGTCCAAAGACACGCTCCGTGGAAGCTGGACCGGAGGGAAGACCGGGAATGGCTTGACACCATCCTTCACGTGTCTTTAGAGTGCCTCAGGGTGTATGGGATACTCCTGCAACCTGTGGTGCCAGGGCTTGCCGATAAAATATTATCTAGGTTGGGAGTCGCGTTTGAAGAGAGGAGCTGGGATTGTCTTAACTTCCTGAAGAGATATGAAGGAGGAGACTGTGGGCTGGAAGGAAGAGCGCTGGGTCCTGATTTGGGAGTGTTGTTTAGTCGTCTAGAGAGGAGCCCGGTGAAAAAGACGACGACTCCCAAAATGGAAACAACACAAGACGAAGGAAAGTCTTAG